The proteins below come from a single Corylus avellana chromosome ca3, CavTom2PMs-1.0 genomic window:
- the LOC132174891 gene encoding probable S-adenosylmethionine carrier 2, chloroplastic, which produces MEELWKNQMFATHAVAGVASVTLGTALSYPLDTVKVLTQVGSDSSKQFTAAQILDRVRSLSGNSGLYSGFGWLALGRVFGVGARFGIYEILTAFYKDGREDNFVSVSEALMAGIAAGATESLISSPFELFKLREQVKSASRIPSSSSVTEKRAVAPVIAKLLHGYSPDKKAFNGSIGLLSTLATKHPNMMSALQEYPWMITGSGRPPSVCDMRRPSDIISLEGWGALWRGIRPGVVRDSVFGGIFFSSWQFLHRAMLDWKAVGMDPPPRSDEEIGPLSPLAVSLAAGFSGSVAAAASHCFDTAKSRSQCTVLPKYISMERQLLKWRRPGNRFERATGIHPADRNLLFRGIWLRMARSGLASFTIVGSYFLCVDYLV; this is translated from the exons ATGGAGGAGTTGTGGAAGAACCAAATGTTTGCAACCCACGCCGTCGCCGGCGTAGCGTCCGTGACATTGGGCACAGCTCTCAGTTACCCTCTTGATACCGTCAAAGTCCTTACCCAG GTTGGTTCAGATTCCAGTAAACAGTTTACTGCTGCTCAGATTTTAGACAGAGTTCGATCTTTATCTGGAAATTCAG GTTTATACAGTGGTTTTGGCTGGTTGGCTTTGGGGAGAGTTTTTGGTGTTGGAGCTCGCTTTGGGATCTATGAAATATTGACAGCTTTTTATAAAG ATGGGCGAGAAGACAATTTTGTCTCTGTCTCTGAGGCCCTTATGGCAGGGATTGCAGCTGGTGCCACAGAATCACTCATAAGCTCTCCATTTGAACTTTTTAAACTCCGTGAGCAGGTCAAATCTGCTTCTCGCATTCCAAGTTCTTCCTCTGTTACAGAAAAGAGAGCTGTTGCACCTGTGATTGCAAAATTGCTACATGGATATTCTCCAGACAAGAAGGCATTTAATGGTTCTATTGGTCTTTTGTCCACCCTAGCAACCAAACATCCTAATATGATGAGCGCTTTACAAGAGTACCCATGGATGATTACTGGGTCTGGAAGGCCACCATCTGTCTGTGACATGAGGAGGCCATCAGATATCATCTCTTTGGAAGGATGGGGTGCATTATGGAGAGGTATTCGGCCAGGAGTTGTTCGAGATTCTGTTTTTGGTGGCATATTCTTCTCTAGCTGGCAATTTCTTCACCGAGCGATGCTTGACTGGAAAGCGGTTGGGATGGATCCTCCACCTAG GTCAGATGAAGAAATTGGGCCTCTGTCTCCTTTAGCTGTTAGTCTTGCAGCTGGATTTTCTGGTAGTGTAGCTGCTGCAGCTTCTCATTGTTTTGACACTGCAAAAAGTCGATCACAATGTACTGTGCTGCCCAAG TATATATCTATGGAGAGGCAGCTTCTGAAATGGAGACGGCCAGGGAATAGGTTTGAGAGAGCTACAGGGATTCATCCTGCAGACAGGAATCTCTTGTTCCGTGGAATTTGGTTGCGTATGGCACGTAGTGGGTTGGCGTCATTCACGATTGTGGGGAGTTACTTCTTATGTGTTGATTATCTTGTTTGA
- the LOC132173900 gene encoding serine/threonine-protein kinase ATM, translating into MENPKTPETLEEGSGPAGLSDLSEYCTGLEPIPEISVETNGEGVDVKDTSVGVDNVEVVNRVVEAEERNDGIEGENVVVGVETMGGNEESCINGVGIEKGCPVDGGLDRGNEAQKGSMDSKQEGGLVGLVSNESEDVGVEKIVQQEGMKEDGGSGLDGVNSARKEEVSGDGISLFVDICGPPAGPTQDNLVEEKCFGSMASGEKSKEAGDVEEDKEIDNPEYNFSVGDVVWVKTKSQTWWPGKIYDPLDAPEHAAKSEQKDCLLIGYFGSSHVGWCSLSQLRPFQENFEHMLGQNKSRSFIRAAEKAAHEFGRRINLEMTCSCALKQSQLSASVQSKEGVAGPDRKSGELGEFSVAQFEPANFILQLKNLALVGSMPGMIEFAVAQNRLSAFYRSIGHSQLPMHQLQETSDIEDSDDGLLMVKSKFDVQIEDQVIQSADLQKESEILGNKFVLQEKKEDLADGLDGGMGAVLEDWKSNAAEKDTVSNDKTSKSMERKRENDSEVKNGSESRERKKSRYLSFPYVNWGHKGLPDETEDPKAPQVPEEADTNVNPGQFTGSPAIVKCSSKRFWRKWYTKFISGSNKYGNLELINASSAEFLSKLRFTAVDCLYPNESENFDSIEWFFSRFRISVYRDESLYEMYCKNMAAHNENIAAEPSLLADNPQEIKHSSPTAKTVSKKRKEKTILQHSGAELTASVNGHPDTDTGKDSREINHPSLNGKPEEKIRKKKGKANSGRSKTKSLSGLSDVNINIATNSSIFNDYLGTGPLKSSSKPKKTKPKKGASPTCLQTKPATGIPDLNGNCAVPISTVEDQLVTGHVTSAGKPEPKKRKKKAAASGPLEIQVTSGLQHLNRNIVEPGSLVIDLGVMRPHSLDDISRKNDGEGKEEVTSVCLDSKLAGGPQSSIGSYPRPDLVVKDPQDFSPLSAEGKPRKRERKRKDKATSENKLTVGIPDLNGISSEYSSLGKEFQETNGLLSQIKSERKKRRRKGEATSDHLRGKLTAGRPDININHDSVETNGEAPETALLLTFAPGVPMPSKEDLVATFCRFGPLKESETQLLKDSGSAQVVFMKSADAGEAFRSLENNNPFSAALVNYRLYHPSAVSKVLEPERTLLTASGALPTEGCITPGMPSGSMPNTGEVPPLDFIRQNLQMMTSMLEKAGDNLSPETRAKLEGEIKGLLKKVTSVAGSSST; encoded by the coding sequence atggaaaaccctaaaaccccaGAAACCCTAGAAGAAGGTTCTGGGCCTGCTGGGTTGTCTGATTTGAGTGAGTACTGTACTGGGTTAGAACCCATTCCGGAGATTTCCGTTGAAACAAATGGCGAAGGGGTTGATGTAAAGGATACTAGTGTTGGGGTCGATAATGTGGAGGTGGTGAATCGAGTGGTTGAAGCTGAGGAAAGAAATGATGGTATTGAAGGTGAAAATGTGGTTGTGGGTGTGGAAACAATGGGGGGTAATGAAGAGAGTTGCATAAATGGTGTTGGTATTGAGAAGGGTTGTCCTGTAGATGGTGGGCTTGATAGGGGCAATGAGGCACAAAAGGGTTCCATGGACTCAAAACAGGAAGGGGGTTTGGTGGGTTTGGTGAGTAATGAGAGTGAGGACGTGGGAGTTGAGAAGATTGTGCAACAAGAGGGAATGAAAGAAGACGGTGGGTCAGGATTAGATGGGGTTAATTCAGCTAGGAAGGAAGAAGTTTCCGGAGATGGTATATCCCTTTTTGTGGATATTTGTGGTCCTCCAGCTGGACCTACTCAAGATAACcttgttgaagaaaaatgttttggatCAATGGCAAGTGGGGAGAAATCAAAAGAAGCTGGCGATGTGGAGGAGGATAAGGAAATTGATAATCCAGAATATAATTTTTCTGTGGGTGATGTTGTGTGGGTTAAAACCAAAAGTCAAACATGGTGGCCGGGAAAGATTTATGATCCTTTAGATGCACCAGAGCATGCTGCTAAGAGTGAGCAGAAAGACTGTTTACTTATTGGATATTTTGGGAGCAGCCATGTTGGTTGGTGTAGCCTATCTCAATTGAGGCCTTTCCAAGAGAACTTTGAACATATGTTGGGGCAAAATAAGTCTAGAAGCTTCATTCGAGCTGCCGAGAAGGCTGCACACGAATTTGGTAGGCGTATAAATCTGGAGATGACTTGTTCCTGTGCTTTGAAACAAAGTCAGCTATCGGCTAGTGTTCAATCCAAGGAAGGAGTTGCTGGACCTGATCGCAAATCTGGTGAACTTGGTGAATTTTCAGTCGCTCAGTTTGAACctgcaaattttattttgcaacTCAAAAATCTTGCATTGGTTGGTTCCATGCCTGGAATGATTGAGTTTGCTGTTGCACAAAATCGTTTATCAGCATTCTACCGTTCCATAGGGCATTCCCAGTTGCCAATGCATCAACTCCAGGAAACAAGTGATATCGAAGACAGTGACGATGGCTTGTTGATGGTTAAAAGCAAATTTGATGTTCAGATTGAAGACCAAGTTATACAGTCAGCTGACTTGCAGAAAGAATCAGAGATATTAGGGAATAAATTTGTACtgcaagagaagaaagaagatcTAGCCGATGGTTTGGACGGGGGAATGGGTGCAGTTCTGGAGGACTGGAAAAGTAATGCTGCTGAAAAAGATACCGTCTCAAATGACAAGACATCAAAATCCATGGAGAGAAAAAGGGAGAACGATTCAGAAGTTAAAAATGGGAGTGAGTCGAGAGAACGGAAGAAGAGCAGGTACTTATCTTTTCCCTACGTAAACTGGGGGCATAAAGGCTTGCCAGATGAAACAGAAGACCCTAAGGCTCCACAAGTTCCTGAAGAAGCTGATACAAATGTCAATCCTGGCCAGTTTACTGGGTCCCCTGCAAttgttaaatgtagcagcaagAGGTTCTGGAGAAAATGGTACACTAAATTCATAAGTGGGAGCAATAAATATGGTAATCTAGAGTTAATAAATGCGTCTTCAGCTGAATTTCTCTCCAAACTTCGTTTTACAGCTGTGGATTGCTTATATCCAAATGAGagtgaaaattttgattcaattgagTGGTTCTTTTCCAGATTTAGAATTTCAGTGTATCGTGATGAATCTCTTTATGAGATGTACTGCAAGAATATGGCTGCTCATAACGAGAATATAGCTGCTGAACCCAGCTTGTTGGCAGACAACCCACAGGAGATTAAGCACTCTTCCCCCACTGCTAAAACTGTTTctaagaaaagaaaggaaaagacaaTTTTGCAGCATTCAGGGGCTGAACTTACTGCTAGTGTTAACGGACACCCTGATACAGACACGGGAAAGGATTCAAGAGAGATTAATCATCCTTCTCTCAATGGTAAACCTGAGGAGAAgatcagaaagaagaaaggaaaagcaaacTCGGGGCGATCGAAGACGAAATCACTTTCAGGCCTATCAGATGTGAATATAAACATTGCTACAAATAGTTCAATTTTTAATGATTACTTGGGGACGGGCCCCCTCAAATCCAGCAGtaaacctaagaaaacaaagCCAAAGAAAGGAGCAAGTCCAACGTGTCTGCAAACTAAACCCGCAACTGGCATACCAGATCTGAATGGGAACTGTGCTGTACCCATATCGACTGTCGAAGATCAACTGGTTACTGGTCATGTTACTTCTGCAGGTAAACCTGaaccaaaaaagagaaagaagaaagcagCTGCTTCAGGTCCCTTGGAGATTCAAGTCACGTCTGGCTTACAACATTTGAATAGGAACATTGTTGAACCTGGTTCATTGGTCATAGATCTGGGGGTAATGAGACCGCATTCTCTTGATGATATTAGTCGGAAAAATGATGGGGAAGGGAAGGAAGAGGTGACTTCAGTATGTTTGGATTCTAAACTTGCTGGTGGCCCACAGAGTTCTATTGGAAGTTATCCTAGGCCTGACTTAGTGGTTAAAGATCCACAAGATTTCAGCCCCCTCTCAGCTGAAGGTAAAcctaggaagagagagagaaagaggaaggatAAAGCAACATCTGAGAATAAACTCACTGTGGGCATACCAGATTTAAATGGAATAAGCTCTGAATACAGCTCATTGGGAAAGGAATTTCAGGAGACTAATGGGCTTTTATCTCAAATTAAATCTGAGCGGAAGAAGAGGCGGAGAAAAGGAGAAGCTACTTCAGACCATCTGAGAGGTAAATTGACTGCTGGAAGACCAGACATCAATATAAATCATGATAGCGTTGAGACTAATGGAGAAGCTCCAGAGACTGCTCTTCTGTTGACGTTTGCCCCAGGAGTTCCCATGCCTTCAAAAGAAGATTTGGTCGCAACATTTTGCAGGTTTGGGCCCTTAAAGGAATCAGAAACACAGTTGTTGAAAGATTCTGGCAGTGCACAGGTGGTTTTTATGAAAAGTGCTGATGCTGGGGAAGCTTTTCGGAGCTTAGAGAACAATAACCCTTTCAGTGCGGCCCTTGTCAATTACCGGCTCTATCATCCTTCAGCTGTCTCCAAAGTTTTGGAACCAGAGAGGACTTTACTCACGGCTTCAGGCGCTCTACCGACGGAAGGATGTATCACCCCTGGGATGCCTTCTGGGTCAATGCCTAACACTGGTGAGGTGCCTCCACTTGACTTTATAAGGCAAAATCTGCAGATGATGACATCAATGCTGGAGAAGGCGGGTGATAATCTTTCTCCAGAGACAAGAGCCAAACTGGAGGGCGAAATTAAAGGCCTCCTGAAGAAGGTGACCTCCGTGGCTGGTTCTTCCTCTACTTGA
- the LOC132174900 gene encoding uncharacterized protein LOC132174900 — protein MKFIVLARSIRVSPTLPEITGPLQFRCFQPDFVPRDPKAKPKRYKYPPVYDPYGPRPPPSEKIINLAERIAALTPEDRRQIGPTLRDKLRLPKMQPVSVEGMDLGPQGGGAAGSAKGEEKKAEKTAFDVKLEKFDAAAKIKVIKEVRAFTNLGLKEAKDLVEKAPVVLKQGVTKEEANEIIEKIKTAGGVASME, from the coding sequence ATGAAGTTTATCGTGCTTGCTAGATCCATTCGTGTCAGTCCCACTCTCCCCGAAATAACGGGGCCTTTGCAGTTTCGTTGCTTCCAGCCCGATTTTGTTCCAAGAGATCCCAAGGCCAAACCGAAACGGTACAAATACCCGCCAGTCTATGACCCATATGGCCCTAGACCCCCACCCTCTGAGAAAATCATTAATCTTGCTGAACGAATAGCAGCACTAACCCCTGAGGACCGCAGACAAATTGGTCCGACTCTCAGAGACAAGCTAAGGCTTCCAAAGATGCAGCCAGTTTCAGTGGAAGGTATGGACTTGGGTCCTCAGGGAGGAGGGGCTGCTGGGTCTGCCAAGGGTGAGGAGAAGAAGGCAGAGAAGACAGCGTTCGATGTGAAGTTGGAGAAGTTTGATGCGGCTGCCAAAATCAAGGTGATCAAAGAAGTCAGGGCTTTTACTAATCTGGGATTGAAGGAGGCTAAAGATTTGGTTGAGAAGGCTCCTGTTGTGCTTAAACAAGGGGTCACTAAGGAGGAGGCAAATGAGataatagagaaaataaagacTGCTGGAGGAGTTGCGAGTATGGAATAG
- the LOC132175255 gene encoding dof zinc finger protein DOF5.6 → MGLTSLQVCMDSSDWLQGSIHDDSGMNSSSPSGDMLACSRPMIERRLRPPHDQALKCPRCESTHTKFCYYNNYSLSQPRYFCKTCRRYWTKGGTLRNIPVGGGCRKNKKVSTKKSNDQPMNQNHPGSSSSHNPTDLQLSFPEAQLSHLTSMLGTHATLGNPNFMDASRYHGMLESPNPRPIDFMESKLEGVVGSSRNYDFMGNGDHHMGMVGGLGDLNGHGLAPNFHTLCSPFGMSTLDGNSGSFMDTCQRLMLPYDHHHHHHDANDHQEHHHHHHAIDVKPNTKLLSLDWQDQQGCSDAGKDSLVYLNGLGSWTGMMNGYGPSTTNPLV, encoded by the exons ATGGGTCTTACTTCTTTGCAAGTTTGCATGGATTCATCTGACTGGctacag GGTTCAATTCACGATGATTCTGGAATGAATTCTTCATCACCATCGGGAGACATGCTGGCATGCTCGAGGCCGATGATAGAGAGGCGGCTGAGGCCACCGCATGACCAGGCGCTCAAGTGCCCGAGGTGTGAGTCAACACACACAAAATTTTGCTACTACAACAACTACAGCCTGTCTCAGCCGAGGTACTTTTGCAAGACCTGTCGAAGGTATTGGACCAAAGGAGGCACCCTGAGGAACATTCCTGTCGGCGGTGGCTGCAGAAAGAACAAGAAGGTTTCTACTAAAAAATCCAATGATCAACCCATGAACCAAAACCACCCAGGATCATCATCCTCTCACAACCCTACTGATCTCCAGCTTTCTTTTCCGGAGGCGCAGCTTTCTCACCTCACTAGTATGCTTGGCACACACGCCACACttggaaaccctaattttatgGACGCCAGTAGGTATCATGGCATGCTGGAGAGCCCTAACCCTAGGCCTATTGATTTCATGGAGAGCAAGTTGGAAGGTGTTGTTGGGAGTTCTAGGAATTATGATTTTATGGGGAATGGTGATCATCACATGGGGATGGTTGGTGGGCTTGGAGATCTAAACGGTCATGGTTTGGCACCAAATTTTCATACTCTTTGCTCTCCTTTCGGAATGTCGACGCTTGATGGGAACAGTGGGAGTTTCATGGACACGTGTCAGAGGTTAATGCTACCatatgatcatcatcatcatcatcatgatgcAAATGATCATCAggaacatcatcatcatcatcatgcaaTAGATGTGAAGCCAAACACCAAGCTATTGTCCCTTGATTGGCAAGACCAACAAGGTTGTTCTGATGCTGGGAAGGACTCGCTTGTGTATCTCAACGGTCTAGGATCGTGGACTGGCATGATGAACGGCTACGGACCGTCTACAACAAATCCATTAGTCTAA